CGCACCTTCTCGGGCTGGGCGAGGAACAGGTCGAGGGACGGCACCGACACGACGCGGACGGCGAAGCTCTGTTCTTCCAGGAGCTTCTGGGCCGCCAGCGCGATCTCCACCTCGGAACCGGACGCGAAAATCGTCGCGCGGGCCTGGCCGTTGGCCGGGGACAGCTCGTAGGCGCCGGTGGCCGAGAGGTTCTTCGCGCCGCCTTCCTTACGGACCTGCGGCAGGTTCTGGCGGGTGAGCGCGAGCGTCGTCGGGCCGTCCGTACGCTCGAGGGCCATCTGCCAGGCTTCCGCCGTCTCGATCGCGTCCGCCGGGCGGAACACACGCATCTTCGGCATGGACCGCAGGGCGGCCAGGTGCTCCACCGGCTGGTGGGTCGGCCCGTCCTCGCCGAGGCCGATGGAATCGTGGGTCATCACATAGACGGCCGGGATGCCGGCAAGCGACGCGATGCGCATGGCGGGCCGCGCGTAATCGGTGAAGACCAGGAAGGTCGCGCCCGCCGGCACATAGCCGCCGTGGAGCGCGATACCGTTCATGGCCGCCGCCATGCCGTGCTCGCGGATGCCGTAATGGATGTAGCGGCCCGCGTAGTTGCCGGGCGAGATGGCGGTGAGGTTCTTGGTCTTGGTGTTGTTGGAGGGTGTCAGGTCCGCCGAACCCAGCACCAGCTCCGGTACGGCTTCGGTGATCACCTCGAGGGCGATCTCGCTGGCCTTGCGGGTGGCGACGTTCTGCGGCTCGGCGATGAGCCGGTCCTTCAGCTTGGCGATGGCCTCGGCGAGGCCCTCGGGACGCACGCCCTTCACCCGGCGCTCGAACTCGGCGCGCGTCTCGGGCGCGAGAGCCTTCAGGCGCTCTTCCCAGGCCTTGCGCTGGCGGCGGCCCTTCTTGCCGGCCTTCGCCCAGGCGTCGCGGATATTGTCCGGGATCTCGAAGGGAGCATGGCCCCAGCCGTAAGCGGTCTTGGCGCCTGCCAGCTCCTCGGCGCCGAGCGGCTCGCCGTGGGCCTTGGAGGTGCCGGCCTTCTTGGGCGCGCCGTAGCCGATGGTGGTCTTGCACGCGATCAGGGTCGGCCTGTCCGACTTCTGGGCGCGAGAAATGGCGCGCTGCAGGGCCTTCGGGTCATGGCCGTCCACCCGCACGGCGTTCCAGCCGCAGGCCTGGAAGCGCTTCACCTGGTCGACCGAGTCCGAGATGGACAGCGGGCCGTCGATGGAGATGCCGTTGTCGTCCCACAGGACGATCATGCGGTTGAGCTTCAGGTGGCCGGCAAGCGCGATGGCCTCGTGGCTGATGCCTTCCATCAGGTCGCCGTCGGAGGCGAGCACGTAAGTGTAATGGTCGACGAGGTCGCTGCCGTATTCGGCGTTGAGCATGCGCTCGGCCAGCGCGAAGCCGACCGCCGTGGCGATGCCCTGGCCGAGAGGGCCCGTGGTGGTCTCGACGCCCGGCGTCATGAAGTTCTCAGGGTGCCCCGGGGTCTTGGAATCGAGCTTGCGGAAGTTCTTCAGCTCCTCGACGGTCATGCCCTTCACGCCGGTCAGGTGGAGCAGGGCGTAGAGCAGCATCGAGCCGTGGCCGGCCGAGAGGATGAACCGGTCGCGGTCCGGCCAGGTCGGGTCGGCGGCATCGTATTTCATGAACTTGGTGAACAATACCGTCGCCATGTCGGCTGCGCCCATGGGCAGGCCCGGATGGCCGGATTTGGCTTGTTCGACGGCGTCCATGGCGAGGACGCGCACGGCGTTCGCCAGATCGGAATGGGTGACGCGATCGGCGGAGACGGTATCTTGCACGGCGAGATCCACAAGGCTTGAGGCCCCGCAACGGGGCGGTCTGTCTGGAAAAGGCGTGGGCTCCTTAACACGCGGCCAAGGCGAGTCAAAGACCGGAGGGGTGCAATCCCCGTCGGGAGCGTGAGCTTTGATGCCCAAGAGCGCATCGTGTAACCCGGAAAACCGGGTCCACTTTTCCGTACGATGCCAGCGCATCGGACCCAAAAGTGGATCCACTTTTGGGATCGATCCGATGCGCCTCTCTTTGAAGAGCACATCGCGTAACCCGGAAAACCGGGTCCACTTTTCCGTACGATGCGCTAGTGTCGTGGGCGATTCAGGAGGCATGATGGCGCCCACACTCGAGGAAGCGATGAAGCGGCTGGACATGGCCCTGGGCCTTCTGGAGGCCTCCGTGTCCCGTCGCCTGGAAGCCGACAGGCGGCGCGGCGCCCTGGAAACCGAGCTCCAGCTCAT
This region of Microvirga mediterraneensis genomic DNA includes:
- the tkt gene encoding transketolase, with the translated sequence MDAVEQAKSGHPGLPMGAADMATVLFTKFMKYDAADPTWPDRDRFILSAGHGSMLLYALLHLTGVKGMTVEELKNFRKLDSKTPGHPENFMTPGVETTTGPLGQGIATAVGFALAERMLNAEYGSDLVDHYTYVLASDGDLMEGISHEAIALAGHLKLNRMIVLWDDNGISIDGPLSISDSVDQVKRFQACGWNAVRVDGHDPKALQRAISRAQKSDRPTLIACKTTIGYGAPKKAGTSKAHGEPLGAEELAGAKTAYGWGHAPFEIPDNIRDAWAKAGKKGRRQRKAWEERLKALAPETRAEFERRVKGVRPEGLAEAIAKLKDRLIAEPQNVATRKASEIALEVITEAVPELVLGSADLTPSNNTKTKNLTAISPGNYAGRYIHYGIREHGMAAAMNGIALHGGYVPAGATFLVFTDYARPAMRIASLAGIPAVYVMTHDSIGLGEDGPTHQPVEHLAALRSMPKMRVFRPADAIETAEAWQMALERTDGPTTLALTRQNLPQVRKEGGAKNLSATGAYELSPANGQARATIFASGSEVEIALAAQKLLEEQSFAVRVVSVPSLDLFLAQPEKVRREIIGDAPVKVAVEAAVRFGWDSVIGPDGIFVGMHGFGASAPYKDLYKHFGITAEAVAEKVLRTHNL